One Nocardia iowensis DNA window includes the following coding sequences:
- the yidC gene encoding membrane protein insertase YidC, with protein MLDFIYYPVSWILWFWHRVFAAVPGLGKESGIAWALAVVFLVFTLRVLLYKPFVKQVRTTKQMQELQPQIKELQKKYKNDRQKMAVEMQKLQKDHGFNPLMGCLPILAQVPVFLGLFHVLRSFNRTGHGFGQLGLSITENANTPNYVFNAADVQSFLSARIFGAPISAFITIPNTELQAFAIDNVVPSKVAIAAVAIPLMIIAGLATHFNARASVARQTPEAAANPQAAMMNKLALWVFPLGVLVGGPFLPIAILLYWVSNNIWTYGQQHLVFGKMEKEEEAKKLAKIEQRAQNAPKPGAKPVNTRKKTPQDAVDEVIDAVDSVDAPASTNGTGKTTGKAAGQRRPGGQKRPGNRGRANQKRRR; from the coding sequence GTGCTCGACTTCATTTATTACCCGGTGTCCTGGATCTTGTGGTTCTGGCACCGTGTCTTTGCCGCAGTGCCTGGCCTCGGTAAAGAAAGTGGCATCGCCTGGGCACTTGCCGTCGTGTTCCTGGTGTTCACGCTGCGCGTGCTGCTCTACAAGCCGTTCGTCAAGCAGGTGCGCACCACCAAGCAGATGCAGGAGCTGCAGCCTCAGATCAAGGAGCTGCAGAAGAAGTACAAGAACGACCGCCAGAAGATGGCCGTCGAGATGCAGAAGCTGCAGAAGGATCACGGCTTCAACCCGCTGATGGGTTGCCTGCCGATTCTGGCCCAGGTGCCGGTGTTCCTCGGTCTGTTCCACGTGCTGCGCTCGTTCAACCGGACCGGCCATGGTTTCGGCCAGCTGGGACTGTCGATCACCGAGAACGCGAATACGCCGAACTACGTCTTCAACGCGGCCGACGTCCAGTCCTTCCTGAGCGCCCGTATCTTCGGCGCGCCGATCTCGGCGTTCATCACCATTCCGAACACCGAACTGCAAGCCTTCGCCATCGACAATGTCGTCCCGAGCAAGGTGGCCATCGCCGCCGTCGCGATCCCGTTGATGATCATCGCCGGTCTGGCCACCCACTTCAACGCGCGCGCGTCGGTCGCCCGGCAGACACCGGAGGCGGCCGCGAACCCGCAGGCCGCGATGATGAACAAGCTTGCGCTGTGGGTGTTCCCGCTCGGTGTGCTCGTCGGTGGTCCGTTCCTGCCGATCGCCATCCTCCTGTACTGGGTCTCCAACAACATCTGGACCTACGGCCAGCAGCACCTCGTCTTCGGCAAGATGGAGAAGGAAGAAGAGGCCAAGAAGCTGGCCAAGATCGAGCAGCGGGCGCAGAACGCGCCGAAGCCGGGCGCCAAGCCGGTCAATACTCGGAAGAAGACGCCGCAGGATGCGGTCGACGAAGTCATCGATGCGGTGGATTCCGTCGACGCCCCGGCCTCGACCAACGGGACCGGCAAGACCACCGGCAAGGCCGCGGGGCAGCGCAGGCCGGGTGGCCAGAAGCGACCGGGCAACCGGGGCAGGGCGAACCAGAAGCGCCGCCGCTGA
- the yidD gene encoding membrane protein insertion efficiency factor YidD, which produces MSLPATIGRLPANALIFLIELYRTYVSPTRMPVCRFTPTCSEYAVTALRTRGLFVGLGLAAVRLAKCAPWHPGGWDPVPERKRSTVRTAPGTVAATDPAPQEASLQADPVSEPNAWKGSPRAVIGDTNDGSA; this is translated from the coding sequence ATGAGCCTGCCTGCCACGATCGGCCGGTTACCGGCGAACGCACTGATCTTTCTGATCGAGTTGTATCGGACCTATGTCTCGCCCACCCGCATGCCGGTGTGCCGTTTCACCCCGACCTGCAGCGAGTACGCGGTCACCGCATTGCGGACGCGCGGACTGTTCGTCGGGCTCGGATTGGCAGCCGTGCGACTGGCCAAATGTGCGCCCTGGCACCCTGGTGGGTGGGACCCCGTTCCGGAGCGGAAGCGAAGCACCGTTCGCACCGCCCCAGGGACCGTGGCAGCCACCGATCCGGCGCCGCAGGAAGCCAGCCTGCAGGCCGACCCGGTGTCGGAGCCGAACGCTTGGAAAGGATCACCGCGCGCGGTGATCGGCGATACGAACGACGGGAGTGCATAG
- the rnpA gene encoding ribonuclease P protein component, which yields MLPEPYRLHHRADFSRTVRRGQRIGRRDLVVHVLMHGYDGIVDVNRRHGDPAETLVRVGGPRFGLIVSKAVGNAVIRHRVARRLRHMCGQLIPELPADADIVVRALPGAADASSVELLRQLRGAVYKLGVGSA from the coding sequence GTGTTGCCTGAGCCGTATCGGTTGCATCATCGTGCCGACTTCTCCCGGACGGTGCGCCGCGGCCAGCGAATCGGGAGGCGCGATCTGGTCGTACATGTGCTCATGCACGGGTATGACGGAATCGTGGACGTGAATAGACGACATGGTGATCCAGCCGAGACGCTGGTCCGCGTAGGCGGGCCGCGCTTCGGCCTGATCGTCAGCAAGGCGGTGGGCAACGCGGTGATTCGACACCGCGTCGCCCGCCGCCTGCGTCATATGTGCGGCCAACTGATCCCGGAGTTGCCCGCCGACGCCGACATCGTGGTCCGCGCGCTGCCCGGCGCGGCGGACGCCTCCTCGGTGGAACTGCTGCGTCAGCTGCGCGGCGCGGTGTACAAGCTCGGGGTCGGATCGGCATGA
- the rpmH gene encoding 50S ribosomal protein L34 — protein MAKGKRTFQPNNRRRARVHGFRLRMRTRAGRAIVSARRRKGRAELTA, from the coding sequence GTGGCCAAGGGCAAGCGGACGTTCCAGCCGAACAACCGTCGTCGGGCGCGCGTTCACGGCTTCCGTCTCCGGATGCGCACCCGTGCCGGGCGCGCCATTGTTTCGGCGCGTCGCCGCAAGGGCCGCGCCGAACTCACTGCCTGA